A stretch of Triticum aestivum cultivar Chinese Spring chromosome 1D, IWGSC CS RefSeq v2.1, whole genome shotgun sequence DNA encodes these proteins:
- the LOC123183236 gene encoding transcription elongation factor 1 homolog, which produces MGKRKAAAKPPPRKRMDKLDTVFSCPFCNHGSSVECRIDLKNLIGEANCQICQESFSTTANALTEPIDVYSEWIDECERVNTVEDDDGA; this is translated from the exons ATGGGGAAGAGAAAGGCGGCTGCTAAGCCACCACCTAGGAAGAGGATGGACAAGCTCGATACCGTCTTCTCCTGCCCATTCTGCAACCATGGGAGCAGCGTTGAGTGCCGGAT TGATTTGAAGAATCTGATTGGTGAGGCTAACTGTCAAATCTGCCAGGAAAGCTTCAGCACCACTGCAAATG CGCTGACTGAACCTATTGATGT ATACAGCGAATGGATCGATGAGTGCGAGCGCGTCAACACTGTTGAAGATGATGATGGTGCATGA
- the LOC123177512 gene encoding uncharacterized protein — protein MAHMRVVHRDEEGHKVAEKVPVPETRRPDTARHVERKLEEQGLHRLERHPANAPRGVGIGAPPPKSGRGGKYTWEGPEGLVDSELDPAPAAIDRNDPNYEEEGEQDEVAEEVVVGEVEVAKVAQARAGVARVEVAPPLLHDHQQ, from the coding sequence ATGGCGCACATGCGCGTGGTGCACCGGGACGAGGAGGGCCACAAGGTGGCGGAGAAGGTGCCGGTCCCGGAGACGAGGCGCCCGGACACGGCGAGGCACGTGGAGCGCAAGCTGGAGGAGCAGGGGCTGCACCGGCTGGAGCGCCACCCGGCCAACGCGCCCCGGGGCGTCGGCATCGGCGCGCCCCCGCCCAAGTCCGGCCGCGGCGGCAAGTACACCTGGGAGGGCCCCGAGGGGCTCGTCGACAGCGAGCTcgaccccgcgcccgccgccaTCGACCGCAACGACCCCAACtacgaggaggagggggagcaggACGAGGTGGCCGAGGAGGTGGTCGTCGGGGAGGTGGAGGTCGCCAAGGTGGCCCAGGCCCGGGCCGGCGTCGCCAGGGTCGAGGTCGCGCCGCCGCTCCTCCATGACCACCAGCAGTAG